One window of Biomphalaria glabrata chromosome 6, xgBioGlab47.1, whole genome shotgun sequence genomic DNA carries:
- the LOC106065705 gene encoding uncharacterized protein LOC106065705 isoform X1, translating into MLKFGLAFVIILSFFIMAYMSQECCETSILSNLYNIIKAREESPSSRPDQKQEMCFESESYFKLRNQVAAEDRISLSKSQSLETCTFLNEASCVKLIANPERHLSQNDLIKSDISFFSLIIAILFLRLVSASTKCFDKKSYWHSVSTFIDILSFRKFLDKTSDKVTSCNNKWMSYAGKTFQTTDVIVFPLQIGYSRRLASFSSLRHSSELSDTVSFLALSNAGFYFSHDDQEIKCEECNKVLKTEALDDSGDPSDDTFHYEDCSFVHTSRSSEVQTNTTSQPNSELAIDGRLDSEVSSNNDLVVKSDILSNANVNPANNSASQYELCLDEDSSLIRSAAPLGQESDVSSSLSHRSGDTQTPEFCQDSIESKYDSASCDSGYTSDQDLVFVGAENIVFESQVKTSVFRGPGDCHKNPGHYAYFPIHRLKLEQLPSKTRCPEVLEFLKQISKLTVRLSVNCTSTRRHKKDPLFGSTVSRVGTGFISLNKRDNEIGQIKNTDQRKWKPFKAYMKQLLKKDKEIILIETSRHLVYDIDEAVNTVVEFLSDDENKKVLKSLKVVFVETSDVIGDQKCTLVCQTSDQTFVRQIQQIKQNVLELANKLPQRCKQAMTKKLFIVEYPHGGEKVLSYGDSVQVKYQLLKHPQRRSLSFEKVNNKDLATIDIVSLRKMLLYAADTCEGSSGSPVITFVKNATDGRYDLDIWVHNGQNKVHGLGCSVMKECTRLDVEMNPSQAEANESDSEDENSPGNQRVQSPVFKVLQNPSYPVFVTYQKRLETFSNWSYCEIFEPELLATAGFFYAGYQDCVRCFQCGLGLRSWRAGDDLYAQHDKYKPSCPFLQAQFKLNPSKQVCQQVDGYQKSQSQVSCENKSQDLNCDVRQEAADQTSCTSHDYDPSRSTDNQKPMESKETGLKLLEKENEILRVQLMCKVCRTAPVKDLFLPCGELSTCSDCSKLLTHCPSCNKQILATVTVYFS; encoded by the exons ATGCTTAAATTCGGATTAGCTTTcgttattattttaagttttttcaTAATGGCCTACATGTCACAAGAATGTTGTGAAACAAGCATCCTTTCAAATCTCTATAACATTATCAAAGCAAGGGAGGAAAGTCCGTCGTCAAGACCTGACCAAAAACAAGAAATGTGTTTCGAATCAGAAAGTTATTTCAAGCTTAGAAACCAAGTGGCTGCCGAAGATCGAATATCACTTTCTAAGAGTCAAAGTCTGGAGACATGCACATTTCTAAACGAGGCATCATGTGTCAAGCTAATAGCCAACCCAGAACGTCATCTAAGTCAAAACGATCTCATCAAGTCAGacatttctttcttctctttgaTAATAGCCATTTTATTCTTAAGATTGGTGTCAGCATCAACGAAGTGTTTcgataaaaaaagttattggcATTCAGTTAGTACTTTCATTGACATTTTATCCTTTCGTAAATTTCTTGATAAAACAAGTGATAAAGTAACATCATGCAATAATAAATGGATGTCATACGCTGGAAAGACATTTCAGACCACTGACGTCATCGTGTTTCCGTTACAAATCGGATATTCCCGCAGGTTAGCGTCGTTTAGTTCTCTACGTCATAGCAGCGAACTCAGCGATACAGTTTCTTTCCTTGCACTGTCTAACGCTGGGTTTTATTTTTCGCATGATGACCAAGAAATTAAGTGCGAGGAAtgtaataaagttttaaaaactgaaGCACTGGATGACAGCGGCGACCCATCGGATGATACGTTTCACTACGAAGATTGCAGCTTTGTGCATACGTCTAGATCCAGCGAGGTACAAACAAATACCACTAGCCAACCGAACAGCGAATTAGCTATTGACGGAAGACTAGATAGTGAAGTCTCTAGCAATAATGATCTCGTTGTAAAATCAGACATACTGTCAAATGCCAACGTTAATCCTGCAAATAACTCAGCCTCGCAGTATGAACTTTGCTTAGACGAGGACAGCTCGCTGATTAGGAGCGCTGCCCCACTCGGACAAGAAAGCGATGTTTCATCTTCACTAAGTCACCGATCTGGAGATACTCAGACACCTGAGTTTTGTCAGGATTCTATAG AATCGAAATATGACTCGGCTTCTTGTGATTCGGGATATACCTCTGACCAAGATCTAGTTTTTG TCGGCGCTGAAAATATTGTTTTCGAGTCTCAAGTTAAAACTTCTGTCTTCAGAGGTCCTGGAGATTGTCACAAAAATCCTGGCCACTATGCGTACTTCCCAATCCATCGATTGAAATTAGAACAGTTGCCATCTAAGACCAGGTGCCCTGAAGTCCTGGAATTCCTAAAGCAAATTAGCAAGTTAACAGTTCGGCTAAGTGTTAATTGTACTAGCACCCGCCGTCATAAGAAAGACCCTCTATTCGGATCAACTGTCTCCAGAGTCGGAACTGGATTCATATCTTTAAACAAAAGGGACAACGAAATTGGGCAGATTAAAAACACGGATCAGCGAAAGTGGAAGCCCTTTAAAGCGTATATGAAACAATTACttaagaaagataaagagattaTTTTGATTGAGACCAGCAGGCACTTGGTCTACGACATAGATGAAGCTGTCAATACTGTTGTCGAGTTCCTTTCAgatgatgaaaacaaaaaagtcctTAAGTCGCTTAAAGTCGTGTTTGTGGAAACATCAGATGTAATCGGGGACCAAAAATGTACTCTAGTTTGCCAGACGTCTGACCAGACTTTCGTGCGACAGATTCAGCAGATTAAGCAGAATGTACTGGAACTTGCCAATAAACTTCCTCAAAGATGTAAACAAGCGATGACCAAGAAGCTCTTCATAGTAGAATATCCCCATGGTGGAGAGAAAGTCTTGTCTTACGGCGACTCAGTGCAAGTTAAATATCAACTTTTAAAACATCCACAGAGAAGATCGCTCTCCTTTGAGAAAGTTAACAACAAAGATCTAG CTACCATAGATATAGTCAGTCTACGCAAGATGCTGCTGTATGCTGCAGACACGTGTGAGGGCTCCTCTGGATCGCCTGTTATCACGTTTGTGAAGAATGCAACTGATGGTCGCTATGACCTGGACATATGGGTGCACAACGGACAAAACAAAGTCCATGGCTTGGGCTGCTCCGTCATGAAAG AATGTACAAGACTGGATGTTGAAATGAACCCTAGCCAAGCAGAAGCCAACGAATCTGACAGTGAAGATGAGAATAGCCCAGGTAACCAAAGGGTCCAGTCACCTGTCTTTAAGGTACTTCAGAACCCATCCTATCCAGTCTTTGTCACCTACCAGAAGCGCTTAGAGACTTTTTCGAACTGGAGCTACTGTGAGATCTTTGAACCAGAGTTACTTGCTACTGCAGGATTTTTTTATGCAG GCTATCAGGACTGTGTACGTTGCTTTCAATGTGGTTTAGGCCTTAGGTCGTGGAGGGCTGGAGACGATCTGTATGCTCAGCATGACAAGTACAAGCCATCATGTCCATTTCTACAAGCTCAGTTCAAACTAAACCCTTCCAAGCAGGTGTGTCAGCAAG TAGATGGTTATCAAAAATCTCAATCTCAAGTATCTTGTGAAAATAAAAGTCAAGATTTAAACTGTGACGTGAGACAAGAGGCTGCAGATCAAACGTCATGTACTTCACATGATTATGATCCCAGCAGATCGACTGATAATCAGA AACCAATGGAGTCTAAAGAGACTGGCTTGAAACTGCTGGAGAAGGAGAACGAGATACTCCGTGTTCAGCTGATGTGTAAGGTCTGTCGCACGGCGCCTGTGAAAGATTTGTTCCTTCCCTGTGGTGAGCTCAGCACTTGTTCTGACTGCTCAAAGCTGCTCACTCATTGTCCATCGTGCAATAAACAGATACTGGCCACTGTGACGGTGTATTTTAGTTAG
- the LOC106065705 gene encoding uncharacterized protein LOC106065705 isoform X2 — MLKFGLAFVIILSFFIMAYMSQECCETSILSNLYNIIKAREESPSSRPDQKQEMCFESESYFKLRNQVAAEDRISLSKSQSLETCTFLNEASCVKLIANPERHLSQNDLIKSDISFFSLIIAILFLRLVSASTKCFDKKSYWHSVSTFIDILSFRKFLDKTSDKVTSCNNKWMSYAGKTFQTTDVIVFPLQIGYSRRLASFSSLRHSSELSDTVSFLALSNAGFYFSHDDQEIKCEECNKVLKTEALDDSGDPSDDTFHYEDCSFVHTSRSSEVQTNTTSQPNSELAIDGRLDSEVSSNNDLVVKSDILSNANVNPANNSASQYELCLDEDSSLIRSAAPLGQESDVSSSLSHRSGDTQTPEFCQDSIESKYDSASCDSGYTSDQDLVFVGAENIVFESQVKTSVFRGPGDCHKNPGHYAYFPIHRLKLEQLPSKTRCPEVLEFLKQISKLTVRLSVNCTSTRRHKKDPLFGSTVSRVGTGFISLNKRDNEIGQIKNTDQRKWKPFKAYMKQLLKKDKEIILIETSRHLVYDIDEAVNTVVEFLSDDENKKVLKSLKVVFVETSDVIGDQKCTLVCQTSDQTFVRQIQQIKQNVLELANKLPQRCKQAMTKKLFIVEYPHGGEKVLSYGDSVQVKYQLLKHPQRRSLSFEKVNNKDLATIDIVSLRKMLLYAADTCEGSSGSPVITFVKNATDGRYDLDIWVHNGQNKVHGLGCSVMKECTRLDVEMNPSQAEANESDSEDENSPGNQRVQSPVFKVLQNPSYPVFVTYQKRLETFSNWSYCEIFEPELLATAGFFYAGYQDCVRCFQCGLGLRSWRAGDDLYAQHDKYKPSCPFLQAQFKLNPSKQVCQQDGYQKSQSQVSCENKSQDLNCDVRQEAADQTSCTSHDYDPSRSTDNQKPMESKETGLKLLEKENEILRVQLMCKVCRTAPVKDLFLPCGELSTCSDCSKLLTHCPSCNKQILATVTVYFS, encoded by the exons ATGCTTAAATTCGGATTAGCTTTcgttattattttaagttttttcaTAATGGCCTACATGTCACAAGAATGTTGTGAAACAAGCATCCTTTCAAATCTCTATAACATTATCAAAGCAAGGGAGGAAAGTCCGTCGTCAAGACCTGACCAAAAACAAGAAATGTGTTTCGAATCAGAAAGTTATTTCAAGCTTAGAAACCAAGTGGCTGCCGAAGATCGAATATCACTTTCTAAGAGTCAAAGTCTGGAGACATGCACATTTCTAAACGAGGCATCATGTGTCAAGCTAATAGCCAACCCAGAACGTCATCTAAGTCAAAACGATCTCATCAAGTCAGacatttctttcttctctttgaTAATAGCCATTTTATTCTTAAGATTGGTGTCAGCATCAACGAAGTGTTTcgataaaaaaagttattggcATTCAGTTAGTACTTTCATTGACATTTTATCCTTTCGTAAATTTCTTGATAAAACAAGTGATAAAGTAACATCATGCAATAATAAATGGATGTCATACGCTGGAAAGACATTTCAGACCACTGACGTCATCGTGTTTCCGTTACAAATCGGATATTCCCGCAGGTTAGCGTCGTTTAGTTCTCTACGTCATAGCAGCGAACTCAGCGATACAGTTTCTTTCCTTGCACTGTCTAACGCTGGGTTTTATTTTTCGCATGATGACCAAGAAATTAAGTGCGAGGAAtgtaataaagttttaaaaactgaaGCACTGGATGACAGCGGCGACCCATCGGATGATACGTTTCACTACGAAGATTGCAGCTTTGTGCATACGTCTAGATCCAGCGAGGTACAAACAAATACCACTAGCCAACCGAACAGCGAATTAGCTATTGACGGAAGACTAGATAGTGAAGTCTCTAGCAATAATGATCTCGTTGTAAAATCAGACATACTGTCAAATGCCAACGTTAATCCTGCAAATAACTCAGCCTCGCAGTATGAACTTTGCTTAGACGAGGACAGCTCGCTGATTAGGAGCGCTGCCCCACTCGGACAAGAAAGCGATGTTTCATCTTCACTAAGTCACCGATCTGGAGATACTCAGACACCTGAGTTTTGTCAGGATTCTATAG AATCGAAATATGACTCGGCTTCTTGTGATTCGGGATATACCTCTGACCAAGATCTAGTTTTTG TCGGCGCTGAAAATATTGTTTTCGAGTCTCAAGTTAAAACTTCTGTCTTCAGAGGTCCTGGAGATTGTCACAAAAATCCTGGCCACTATGCGTACTTCCCAATCCATCGATTGAAATTAGAACAGTTGCCATCTAAGACCAGGTGCCCTGAAGTCCTGGAATTCCTAAAGCAAATTAGCAAGTTAACAGTTCGGCTAAGTGTTAATTGTACTAGCACCCGCCGTCATAAGAAAGACCCTCTATTCGGATCAACTGTCTCCAGAGTCGGAACTGGATTCATATCTTTAAACAAAAGGGACAACGAAATTGGGCAGATTAAAAACACGGATCAGCGAAAGTGGAAGCCCTTTAAAGCGTATATGAAACAATTACttaagaaagataaagagattaTTTTGATTGAGACCAGCAGGCACTTGGTCTACGACATAGATGAAGCTGTCAATACTGTTGTCGAGTTCCTTTCAgatgatgaaaacaaaaaagtcctTAAGTCGCTTAAAGTCGTGTTTGTGGAAACATCAGATGTAATCGGGGACCAAAAATGTACTCTAGTTTGCCAGACGTCTGACCAGACTTTCGTGCGACAGATTCAGCAGATTAAGCAGAATGTACTGGAACTTGCCAATAAACTTCCTCAAAGATGTAAACAAGCGATGACCAAGAAGCTCTTCATAGTAGAATATCCCCATGGTGGAGAGAAAGTCTTGTCTTACGGCGACTCAGTGCAAGTTAAATATCAACTTTTAAAACATCCACAGAGAAGATCGCTCTCCTTTGAGAAAGTTAACAACAAAGATCTAG CTACCATAGATATAGTCAGTCTACGCAAGATGCTGCTGTATGCTGCAGACACGTGTGAGGGCTCCTCTGGATCGCCTGTTATCACGTTTGTGAAGAATGCAACTGATGGTCGCTATGACCTGGACATATGGGTGCACAACGGACAAAACAAAGTCCATGGCTTGGGCTGCTCCGTCATGAAAG AATGTACAAGACTGGATGTTGAAATGAACCCTAGCCAAGCAGAAGCCAACGAATCTGACAGTGAAGATGAGAATAGCCCAGGTAACCAAAGGGTCCAGTCACCTGTCTTTAAGGTACTTCAGAACCCATCCTATCCAGTCTTTGTCACCTACCAGAAGCGCTTAGAGACTTTTTCGAACTGGAGCTACTGTGAGATCTTTGAACCAGAGTTACTTGCTACTGCAGGATTTTTTTATGCAG GCTATCAGGACTGTGTACGTTGCTTTCAATGTGGTTTAGGCCTTAGGTCGTGGAGGGCTGGAGACGATCTGTATGCTCAGCATGACAAGTACAAGCCATCATGTCCATTTCTACAAGCTCAGTTCAAACTAAACCCTTCCAAGCAGGTGTGTCAGCAAG ATGGTTATCAAAAATCTCAATCTCAAGTATCTTGTGAAAATAAAAGTCAAGATTTAAACTGTGACGTGAGACAAGAGGCTGCAGATCAAACGTCATGTACTTCACATGATTATGATCCCAGCAGATCGACTGATAATCAGA AACCAATGGAGTCTAAAGAGACTGGCTTGAAACTGCTGGAGAAGGAGAACGAGATACTCCGTGTTCAGCTGATGTGTAAGGTCTGTCGCACGGCGCCTGTGAAAGATTTGTTCCTTCCCTGTGGTGAGCTCAGCACTTGTTCTGACTGCTCAAAGCTGCTCACTCATTGTCCATCGTGCAATAAACAGATACTGGCCACTGTGACGGTGTATTTTAGTTAG
- the LOC129926674 gene encoding G-protein coupled receptor GRL101-like, giving the protein MGMPKYFALESLYIENVTITNIEENFFRGLTIKSELRASDYKLCCPQILNPNISADKCHAPADVISSCKHLVGDIVKRITIWTVGLITLVGNGTVLVYRIGWNREIFKKAYGLFVSGLAVSDFIMGIYLLLIAAVDIHYEDIYVLEDVKWRHSVLCQFAGFLSTISSETSTFFICLITIDRFLKITFPFGQYRFTKTGKIFSFTLVWFFGFLLALIPITSTEWNIYSSNGLCLALPLGSSKHDAFGQIVIFVNIVLLRKSTANLRINIKRKQDDLNIAKKLAFVALTDFMCWFPVGILGFLSLNGHIFDREVYAWIAVFVMPVNSALNPIIYTIPAIYQNCISQNVCLRRRT; this is encoded by the exons ATGGGCATGCCAAAATATTTTGCGCTGGAAAGTTTGTACATAGAGAATGTTACTATTACAAATATTGAAGAAAATTTTTTCCGAGGTCTTACTATAAAGTCTGAACTACGAGCTAGTGATTATAAACTTTGTTGTCCACAAATATTAAATCCAAATATTTCAGCAGACAAATGTCATGCGCCTGCAGATGTCATCTCTTCGTGTAAACATCTTGTTGGTGACATTGTAAAAAGAATTACCATCTGGACCGTAGGACTTATAACCTTAGTTGGAAATGGCACTGTGTTGGTCTATAGAATTGGTTGGAACAGagagatatttaaaaaagcttatgGACTGTTTGTATCTGGTCTGGCTGTTTCAGATTTTATTATGGgaatttatttactattaatagctGCAGTAGATATTCATTATGAAGATATTTATGTATTAGAAGATGTAAAATGGAGACACAGTGTTTTGTGTCAGTTTGCAGGATTTCTGTCAACAATTTCAAGTGAAACttccacattttttatttgcttaatAACAATAGATCGTTTCTTGAAAATAACATTTCCATTTGGTCAATACAGGTTTACAAAAACaggcaaaatattttcttttacattggTTTGGTTCTTTGGTTTTCTGTTGGCTCTAATTCCTATTACATCTACTGAATGGAATATTTATTCTTCTAATGGTTTGTGTTTGGCTCTGCCTCTGGGATCTTCAAAACATGATG cttttGGCCAAATAGtaatttttgttaatattgTACTTTTAAGGAAAAGTACTGCTAACTTAAGAATAAATATCAAAAGAAAGCAGGATGATTTAAACATAGCTAAAAAACTAGCTTTCGTTGCTTTGACAGATTTCATGTGTTGGTTTCCTGTTGGAATACTTggatttctttctttaaatggTCACATCTTTGACCGTGAAGTTTACGCTTGGATCGCTGTTTTTGTAATGCCTGTAAATTCTGCGCTAAATCCTATTATTTACACGATTCCAGCCATCTACCAGAATTGTATTtcacaaaatgtttgtttaagaAGAAGAACATAG